The proteins below are encoded in one region of Sideroxydans lithotrophicus ES-1:
- a CDS encoding peptidylprolyl isomerase, which translates to MPSKKIFALFLIVFATVASAAESQKQATSLDRIDVIVNDDVITHRELENRVASVTKMLQRQKTALPEKSILERQVLERMITEMLLAQYAKESGLRIDDGQLDKTILRIAQQNKFPDVAAFRAKLTRDGTDYNEFREEIRNEIIAVRLREREVDSKLVISENDIDNYLNNQAHQEGKGEELQLSHILVVVPEQATADKIQSYRDRAEQALAKLRAGAPFAQVAAGYSDAQDALKGGELGWRPADRLPPLFAEALQKMKPGDLSDVLRSPSGFHIIKLLDRRSNDAPVVITQTHARHILIKTSELVTDSEAKSRLQEIKQRIDKGASFAEQARLYSEDGSAPQGGDLGWLSPGETVPEFESAMNALKVGQVSGLVQTGFGWHLIQVLERRNTDVSVEQKRQRARNAIRTVKSDEAFQDWLRQLRDRAFVEYHDNK; encoded by the coding sequence ATGCCAAGCAAAAAGATATTCGCCCTTTTCCTGATTGTGTTTGCAACCGTTGCCTCCGCAGCAGAATCACAAAAGCAGGCCACCTCACTCGACCGCATCGATGTCATCGTGAACGACGATGTCATCACCCACCGCGAACTGGAAAACCGGGTCGCCAGCGTGACGAAGATGCTGCAGCGCCAGAAGACCGCGCTCCCTGAGAAAAGCATCCTGGAAAGGCAGGTACTCGAGCGCATGATCACCGAAATGTTGCTGGCCCAGTATGCCAAGGAGAGCGGCTTGCGCATCGACGACGGGCAACTGGACAAGACCATATTGCGCATCGCGCAGCAGAACAAATTCCCGGATGTTGCGGCTTTCCGGGCCAAGTTGACGCGGGACGGAACGGACTACAACGAGTTTCGCGAAGAGATACGCAACGAGATCATCGCAGTTCGCTTGCGCGAACGCGAAGTGGACAGCAAGCTGGTCATCAGCGAGAACGACATCGACAACTACCTGAACAATCAGGCCCATCAGGAAGGCAAGGGCGAAGAGTTGCAACTCTCCCACATCCTCGTGGTCGTGCCGGAACAGGCAACTGCGGACAAGATCCAGAGCTATCGCGATCGCGCCGAACAGGCTCTGGCCAAATTGCGCGCAGGCGCGCCGTTCGCACAGGTTGCTGCAGGTTACTCGGATGCCCAGGATGCGCTCAAGGGTGGCGAGTTGGGCTGGCGTCCGGCCGACCGTTTGCCGCCACTGTTTGCCGAAGCGCTGCAAAAGATGAAACCGGGCGACCTCAGTGACGTGTTGCGCAGCCCGAGCGGCTTCCACATCATCAAGCTGCTCGATCGCCGCAGCAACGATGCGCCCGTTGTCATCACCCAGACCCATGCGCGCCATATCCTGATCAAGACCAGCGAACTGGTTACCGACAGCGAAGCTAAGAGCCGCTTGCAGGAGATCAAGCAGCGCATCGACAAGGGTGCCAGTTTTGCGGAACAGGCGCGGCTATATTCCGAAGACGGCAGCGCTCCCCAGGGTGGCGATCTGGGGTGGCTCTCCCCGGGTGAGACGGTGCCTGAGTTCGAAAGCGCAATGAATGCATTGAAGGTGGGACAAGTCAGCGGCCTGGTGCAGACCGGCTTCGGCTGGCATCTGATCCAGGTGCTGGAACGCCGCAATACCGATGTCAGTGTCGAGCAGAAGCGCCAGCGCGCGCGCAATGCCATCCGCACTGTCAAATCGGACGAGGCTTTCCAGGATTGGTTGCGCCAATTGCGCGACCGCGCATTCGTCGAATATCACGATAATAAATGA
- a CDS encoding LPS-assembly protein LptD, translated as MPFRFPSVLILLLGTFPLFSHAEDAGLPLKLDPAIKRHTGASEGTAAFINAQHVEAKKGEQLEASGNVELRQNGQVINAAHLVYGQESKDVLAEGAVRIEQTGFVVTGPVLKLNLDTDVGEMVQPQFTFSENHSRGAAETLHIEGKKNYTFDDATYTTCPAGNDDWLLRVSRLDLDRATQVGVAHNARIDFKGVPILYTPWMDFPLNDDRRSGFLGPTFGSTNTGGSEFTLPYYWNISPNFDATISPRVISKRGTQFNNEFRYLEPSYTGVARYEILSGDRVSNTSRSYLALQHAQNLGAGFGLALNLNRVSDDAYFRDLATTVSGTSQLNLLRDGTLSYGAGSWTALAKVQRFQTLQDPLSPVVVPYRRQPQVLLTGQQTMADANVNFTSEYVDFRHDTLVNGQRLVLNPSVSYPLLNDLGYYLTPKLGMHYTQYRMGANNTTAIPDATRTLPIFSVDSGMAFERDLTSFLGGDYVQTLEPRLYYVYIPYKDQSMLPVFDSAQAPFNFGQIFSENRFFGSDRIGDANMATLALTSRMIDNEGGTERLRVMLGERFSFKAPQVNLVTPADNTNRSDILLGLGGKLSNAWNLDSLVQYNPNQTHTEAYNVTARYKPEAGKLLNLGYRFTRNTLHQADVSSQWPLFGRWQGVARLSYSLQDKRAVESLAGVEYNQACWTMRFVAQSITTATNVRSTGMFLQLELNDLVRIGSDPLDALRLSVPGYTKMNSLPAEQPAQGQR; from the coding sequence ATGCCTTTTCGCTTCCCCTCCGTTTTGATCCTTCTGCTTGGAACGTTTCCGCTGTTCAGCCATGCCGAAGACGCAGGGTTGCCGTTGAAGCTGGACCCTGCCATCAAAAGACATACGGGAGCTTCCGAAGGAACCGCCGCCTTTATCAATGCGCAACACGTCGAAGCCAAGAAGGGCGAGCAGCTCGAAGCAAGCGGCAACGTTGAACTACGCCAGAACGGCCAGGTGATCAACGCCGCACACCTGGTCTACGGACAGGAAAGCAAGGATGTGTTGGCCGAAGGGGCGGTACGCATCGAACAGACCGGGTTCGTAGTCACCGGGCCGGTGTTGAAACTGAATCTGGATACCGATGTCGGCGAGATGGTTCAGCCGCAATTCACTTTCAGCGAAAACCATTCGCGCGGCGCGGCAGAAACCCTGCACATCGAAGGCAAGAAGAATTACACCTTCGACGATGCGACCTACACCACCTGTCCGGCAGGAAATGACGATTGGCTGTTGCGGGTAAGCCGCCTGGATCTCGATCGTGCCACGCAAGTCGGTGTGGCACATAATGCGCGTATCGATTTCAAAGGCGTGCCGATACTCTATACACCGTGGATGGACTTCCCGCTGAACGATGACCGGCGTTCCGGTTTTCTTGGGCCCACTTTCGGCAGCACCAATACAGGCGGTTCTGAATTCACCCTGCCATACTACTGGAACATCTCTCCTAATTTCGACGCGACGATCTCGCCGCGAGTGATTTCAAAACGCGGAACGCAATTCAACAACGAGTTCCGCTATCTGGAACCAAGTTACACCGGGGTAGCGCGCTATGAAATACTATCGGGCGATCGTGTGAGCAACACTTCCCGCTCGTATCTGGCGTTGCAACACGCCCAGAACCTGGGCGCCGGTTTCGGGCTTGCCCTGAATCTCAATCGAGTGTCGGATGATGCCTATTTCCGCGATCTGGCTACCACGGTGAGCGGCACTTCGCAGCTCAATCTGTTGCGGGATGGCACCCTCTCTTATGGCGCAGGATCGTGGACGGCCCTGGCAAAAGTCCAGCGTTTCCAGACCTTGCAGGATCCACTCTCGCCCGTGGTGGTCCCGTACCGGCGCCAACCCCAGGTTCTTCTGACTGGTCAGCAGACCATGGCGGACGCGAATGTCAATTTCACCAGCGAATATGTCGATTTTCGCCATGACACCCTGGTCAACGGCCAGCGCCTGGTGCTGAACCCCTCGGTGAGCTATCCGCTGCTGAACGATCTCGGCTATTACCTGACGCCCAAGCTGGGCATGCATTACACCCAGTATCGAATGGGAGCGAACAACACGACTGCCATTCCCGATGCCACGCGAACCCTGCCGATCTTCAGCGTGGACAGCGGCATGGCTTTTGAGCGTGATTTGACGTCTTTCCTTGGCGGCGATTATGTGCAAACGCTGGAGCCCCGGCTTTACTACGTGTATATCCCTTATAAGGACCAGAGCATGCTGCCTGTGTTCGATTCGGCACAGGCTCCGTTCAACTTCGGCCAGATATTCTCCGAGAACCGCTTCTTTGGCAGCGACCGGATAGGCGACGCCAACATGGCGACGCTGGCTTTGACTTCGCGCATGATCGACAACGAAGGCGGCACCGAACGTTTGCGGGTGATGCTGGGGGAACGCTTCAGTTTCAAGGCCCCCCAGGTGAACCTGGTCACCCCGGCTGACAATACCAACCGCTCAGACATCCTGCTGGGCCTGGGCGGTAAACTGAGCAATGCCTGGAATCTGGACAGCCTGGTCCAGTACAACCCCAATCAGACACACACCGAGGCCTATAACGTGACTGCACGCTACAAGCCCGAAGCGGGCAAGCTATTGAATCTCGGTTACCGCTTCACGCGCAACACCCTGCATCAGGCGGACGTCTCCTCTCAATGGCCCTTGTTTGGCCGCTGGCAGGGCGTAGCCCGTCTGAGTTATTCGCTGCAGGACAAACGCGCGGTGGAGTCGCTGGCGGGGGTTGAGTATAATCAGGCATGCTGGACGATGCGGTTCGTGGCACAAAGCATCACCACCGCCACGAACGTGCGTTCAACCGGCATGTTCCTGCAACTGGAATTGAACGATCTGGTTCGTATCGGTTCAGACCCGCTGGATGCCCTGCGTCTCAGCGTGCCCGGTTACACAAAAATGAACAGTTTGCCCGCCGAGCAACCTGCACAAGGCCAGCGCTGA
- a CDS encoding aminoglycoside phosphotransferase family protein, with translation MQRQKQLTDWLSSLYPNETFTIAPASADASFRRYFRATFADGSTKVIMDAPPQHEDCRPFLHVGKLFEEAGTHVPHVHAQDLAQGFLLLSDLGNTTYLQALAADDATRLYGAATDALIKIQLASKEKELPPYDEALLRRELNLFPEWYVARHLGVTLSDKQQAKLEEVFKRILANNLAQPCVYVHRDYHSRNLMYIESPLPNPLPQAGEGANEKGNFQSSPGILDFQDAVYGPITYDLASLFKDAYIHWEEEQIMDWLIRYWEKARKAGLPVREDFGEFYRDYEMMGVQRHIKVLGIFARLYHRDGKDGYLKDMPLVMDYLRRACERYIDLKPLLVLLMELEMHAQQTGASI, from the coding sequence ATGCAACGTCAAAAACAGCTTACCGACTGGCTTTCCAGCTTGTATCCGAACGAAACCTTCACGATTGCCCCCGCTTCTGCCGACGCGAGTTTCCGCCGCTACTTTCGCGCCACCTTTGCCGATGGAAGCACTAAAGTCATCATGGACGCACCCCCGCAGCACGAAGACTGTCGGCCATTCCTGCATGTGGGGAAGCTGTTCGAAGAGGCGGGCACGCATGTGCCGCATGTCCACGCGCAGGATCTGGCGCAGGGTTTCCTTTTGCTGTCCGACCTTGGCAACACCACCTACCTGCAGGCTTTGGCGGCAGATGACGCTACCCGGCTCTATGGCGCCGCAACCGATGCTCTCATCAAGATCCAGCTAGCCTCGAAAGAGAAAGAACTTCCGCCCTATGACGAAGCGCTGCTGCGCCGTGAGTTGAACCTGTTCCCCGAGTGGTATGTCGCCAGACATCTGGGCGTGACGCTCAGCGACAAACAGCAAGCCAAACTGGAAGAAGTGTTCAAGCGCATCCTTGCCAACAACCTCGCCCAGCCTTGCGTCTACGTGCATCGCGACTATCATTCGCGCAACCTGATGTATATCGAATCCCCTCTCCCCAACCCTCTCCCGCAAGCGGGCGAAGGAGCGAACGAGAAAGGCAATTTTCAATCTTCGCCGGGAATATTGGATTTCCAGGACGCTGTCTACGGCCCGATCACCTACGATCTTGCCTCGCTGTTCAAGGATGCCTATATCCACTGGGAAGAGGAGCAGATCATGGACTGGCTCATCCGTTACTGGGAAAAAGCACGCAAAGCCGGATTGCCGGTACGCGAAGATTTCGGCGAGTTCTACCGCGACTACGAAATGATGGGCGTGCAGCGGCATATCAAAGTGCTGGGTATCTTTGCGCGGCTGTACCACCGCGACGGCAAGGACGGCTACCTGAAAGACATGCCGCTGGTGATGGACTATCTGCGCCGTGCCTGCGAGCGCTACATCGACCTCAAGCCGTTGCTGGTCCTGCTGATGGAACTTGAGATGCACGCGCAGCAAACGGGGGCATCCATTTGA
- the murU gene encoding N-acetylmuramate alpha-1-phosphate uridylyltransferase MurU — MRAMILAAGRGERMRPLTDRIPKPLLQAGGKPLIVWHIERLVRAGITDLVINHAHLGAQIEQALGDGNRFGATIRYSDEGTALETAGGIAYALPLLGDEPFAVVNGDIYCDYDFTHLPARVAALVNSGDMAHLVLVDNPEHNLKGDFLLHDDRVISSALSPQHSALTFSGIGLYQPALFAHIARGTKAPLAPLLREQIALGKVSGEYHDGMWVDVGTPQRLEELDKLLRATQNIRHV; from the coding sequence ATGCGTGCGATGATCCTGGCTGCCGGGCGCGGCGAGCGCATGCGCCCGCTCACCGACCGTATCCCCAAGCCCCTGCTGCAGGCAGGCGGCAAGCCGCTCATCGTGTGGCATATCGAACGGCTGGTGCGCGCAGGCATCACCGATCTGGTCATCAACCACGCCCACCTCGGTGCGCAGATCGAACAGGCATTGGGCGACGGCAACCGGTTCGGCGCCACGATCCGGTATTCTGATGAAGGCACCGCGCTGGAAACCGCTGGCGGCATTGCATACGCTTTGCCGTTGTTGGGCGACGAGCCCTTCGCCGTGGTCAATGGCGATATCTATTGCGATTACGATTTCACGCATCTGCCAGCCCGTGTTGCAGCGCTCGTCAACAGCGGCGACATGGCGCATCTGGTGCTGGTGGATAACCCCGAACACAATCTCAAGGGCGATTTTCTGCTGCATGACGATCGCGTGATCAGCTCGGCACTCAGTCCGCAGCATTCGGCACTGACTTTCAGCGGCATCGGCCTGTACCAGCCTGCACTCTTTGCCCATATTGCGCGCGGCACCAAGGCACCGCTCGCTCCGCTGCTGCGCGAGCAGATCGCATTGGGCAAGGTCAGCGGTGAATACCATGACGGCATGTGGGTCGATGTCGGCACGCCGCAGCGGCTGGAAGAACTCGACAAGCTGCTACGCGCAACGCAGAATATCCGGCATGTTTGA
- the pepP gene encoding Xaa-Pro aminopeptidase codes for MFDSAIYAERRKRLQTQMQCGIAIIPTAPEVARNADAHYDYRHDSHFYYLTGFTEPEAVLVLVAGEQMQTILFCREKNAEREVWDGFRYGPDAASEKFGLDAAYPISQLDEKLAELMGNQPLLFYPLGADAIWDARIIKLREAVKAKARTGIRAPGEIRDVREPINEMRLFKDAHEQDVMRRAARISGDAHRRAMRFTRPGSFEYEVEAELLHEFCRHGARHPAYTSIVAGGANACTLHYVGNNARLNDGDLLLIDAGCELEGYAADITRTFPVNGKFSAAQKDVYEVVLAAQAAAIAAAKPDMPWNSPHEAALRILSQGFIDLKLCQGSVESVLESESYKQFYMHRTGHWLGMDVHDVGEYKIGERWRPLQPGMVLTVEPGCYIRPSESVPRALWNIGIRIEDDVLITARGNEVITQDTPKTINEIEETMRHE; via the coding sequence ATGTTTGATTCCGCCATCTACGCCGAACGCCGAAAACGCCTGCAAACCCAGATGCAATGCGGCATCGCTATCATTCCGACCGCGCCGGAGGTAGCGCGCAACGCGGATGCGCATTACGACTACCGTCATGACAGCCATTTCTATTACCTGACCGGCTTCACCGAGCCGGAGGCAGTGCTGGTGCTCGTTGCGGGCGAACAGATGCAAACCATCCTGTTTTGCCGCGAAAAGAATGCCGAGCGCGAGGTCTGGGACGGATTCCGTTACGGCCCCGATGCCGCGAGCGAGAAGTTCGGCCTCGACGCCGCTTACCCCATCTCGCAACTGGATGAAAAGCTGGCCGAACTGATGGGCAACCAGCCGTTGCTGTTCTATCCGCTGGGTGCGGATGCAATCTGGGATGCGCGCATCATCAAGTTGCGCGAAGCGGTGAAAGCAAAGGCGCGTACCGGCATACGTGCGCCGGGCGAGATTCGCGACGTGCGCGAACCGATCAACGAGATGCGCTTGTTCAAGGATGCCCACGAGCAGGACGTCATGCGCCGCGCCGCAAGGATCTCCGGCGACGCGCACCGCCGCGCCATGCGTTTCACCCGTCCCGGCAGTTTCGAATACGAGGTGGAAGCCGAGCTGCTGCACGAGTTCTGCCGCCACGGCGCCCGCCATCCGGCCTATACCAGCATCGTCGCCGGTGGCGCCAATGCCTGCACACTGCACTATGTCGGCAACAACGCGAGGCTCAACGATGGCGACCTGCTGCTCATTGACGCAGGCTGCGAGCTGGAGGGCTACGCAGCAGACATCACGCGCACTTTCCCGGTGAACGGCAAGTTCAGCGCCGCGCAGAAAGACGTATACGAGGTCGTGCTCGCAGCGCAGGCTGCCGCCATAGCTGCGGCCAAACCGGATATGCCGTGGAATTCGCCGCATGAAGCTGCGCTGCGCATATTGTCGCAGGGGTTCATCGATCTCAAGCTCTGCCAAGGCAGTGTAGAATCGGTGCTGGAGAGCGAAAGCTACAAGCAGTTCTACATGCACCGCACCGGCCACTGGCTGGGCATGGATGTGCACGATGTCGGCGAGTACAAGATCGGCGAGCGATGGCGTCCGCTGCAGCCCGGCATGGTGCTGACGGTCGAGCCCGGCTGCTATATCCGTCCCAGCGAAAGCGTGCCGCGCGCCTTGTGGAACATCGGCATCCGCATCGAGGACGATGTGTTGATCACTGCCAGGGGCAACGAAGTGATCACGCAGGATACGCCGAAGACGATCAACGAGATCGAGGAGACCATGCGCCATGAATAA
- a CDS encoding FAD-dependent monooxygenase: MNKTRCDVAIIGGGPVGAALAIALQGNDLNVVLLEARESEINTTDPRALALSYGTRLLLQRLGAWDKIRNVSGIKTIEVTQKHSQGHTVMRAEEMGVPEMGYVLPYTTLHAALQQALHQTDITCLYGAAVSYLRSSNEEATLIYQYRGETHTLNARLAVVAEGGKLLEASHPPQVQDYGQSGIIAHVTSSQPATGKAYEHFTVQGPMALLPYLDGYELVLTASHEMAQEMLAWDDATFLRNLQGHFGDRVGTFTGIGKRSCYPLRLRRAPDITFPHTVLIGNAAQTLHPVAGQGFNMGIRDAWELAQAILDSAPDNIGSAAMCAAYRKSRRIDRNAGIRFTDGLVRLFSNDLPLLGHLRSAALTLLDCIPPAKKFVAKRMMFGANG, encoded by the coding sequence ATGAATAAGACCAGATGCGACGTCGCCATCATCGGCGGCGGCCCCGTCGGTGCGGCCCTGGCGATCGCTCTGCAGGGCAACGACCTGAATGTGGTGTTGCTCGAAGCGCGCGAATCGGAGATCAACACCACCGACCCGCGCGCACTGGCATTGTCATACGGGACTCGGCTCCTGCTGCAGCGCCTCGGCGCGTGGGACAAGATACGGAACGTCAGCGGCATCAAGACCATCGAAGTCACGCAGAAACATTCCCAAGGTCATACCGTCATGCGAGCAGAAGAGATGGGTGTGCCGGAAATGGGCTACGTGCTGCCTTACACCACCCTGCATGCCGCGCTGCAGCAGGCCTTGCACCAGACCGACATCACCTGCCTGTATGGTGCGGCGGTCAGCTACTTGCGCAGCTCGAATGAAGAGGCCACCCTTATCTATCAGTACCGGGGCGAAACGCACACGCTGAATGCGCGCCTTGCAGTCGTCGCCGAAGGCGGAAAATTGCTGGAAGCCTCGCATCCGCCGCAAGTGCAGGATTATGGCCAAAGCGGCATCATCGCCCATGTCACCAGCTCGCAACCCGCCACCGGCAAGGCCTATGAACATTTCACCGTCCAGGGACCGATGGCGTTGCTGCCGTACCTGGATGGCTACGAACTGGTCCTGACCGCCTCGCATGAAATGGCGCAGGAGATGCTGGCATGGGACGACGCGACTTTCCTGCGGAACCTGCAGGGACACTTCGGCGACCGCGTCGGCACCTTCACCGGCATCGGCAAGCGCAGCTGCTACCCGTTGCGTCTGCGGCGTGCGCCCGACATCACGTTCCCGCATACCGTGCTCATCGGCAATGCCGCACAGACCCTGCATCCGGTGGCCGGACAGGGTTTCAACATGGGCATCCGCGATGCCTGGGAACTGGCCCAGGCGATCCTCGACAGCGCACCTGACAACATCGGTTCGGCAGCGATGTGTGCGGCATACCGCAAGTCGCGCCGCATCGACCGCAATGCCGGCATTCGCTTCACCGACGGACTGGTGCGCCTTTTCTCGAACGACCTGCCGTTGCTCGGTCATTTGCGCTCTGCCGCGCTCACATTGCTTGACTGCATCCCGCCGGCGAAGAAGTTCGTGGCGAAGCGCATGATGTTCGGTGCGAACGGCTGA
- a CDS encoding adenylate/guanylate cyclase domain-containing protein — MTPIQKNAAILFADISGSTALYDKLGNKLALQLVTRTLEILTMEVTARQGTLIKTIGDAILCTFPNAADAVNAACAMHSTIEGQSPGGELPIHVRIGLHYGDIIYEGGDTYGDAVNIAARVTALTRARQIMTTRAVVDRLPEKMQKHARSVMRTGFRGKEETFDVYQIVWDPEDTMNTRVGMSAYRKPAEPRHELMLQYHQKLITLNEDTKQAVLGRGQGCDLMIRNILASRQHATIEYNFGKFLLMDHSVNGTYIRFGDDQIIQLNHQQIFLHGAGTISLGQSFSESPTDVIEYILQ; from the coding sequence ATGACCCCGATCCAGAAGAACGCTGCGATCCTGTTTGCCGACATCAGCGGCAGTACCGCGCTGTATGACAAATTGGGCAACAAACTTGCGCTGCAACTGGTCACGCGCACGCTCGAGATACTCACCATGGAAGTGACGGCCCGCCAGGGTACGCTGATCAAGACCATAGGCGATGCGATCCTGTGCACTTTCCCCAATGCGGCAGATGCCGTGAATGCGGCATGTGCCATGCATTCGACGATCGAAGGACAGAGTCCCGGCGGTGAACTGCCCATCCATGTCCGGATCGGGTTGCATTACGGCGACATCATCTACGAGGGCGGCGATACATATGGGGACGCCGTGAATATCGCAGCTCGTGTCACGGCCCTGACCCGTGCCCGGCAGATCATGACCACGCGCGCCGTGGTGGACCGGCTTCCCGAAAAGATGCAAAAGCATGCGCGCTCGGTGATGCGTACCGGATTTCGCGGCAAGGAAGAGACTTTCGATGTGTACCAGATCGTCTGGGATCCGGAAGATACGATGAACACCCGCGTCGGCATGTCGGCATACCGCAAACCGGCCGAACCCAGGCATGAACTGATGCTGCAATACCACCAGAAACTCATTACCCTGAACGAGGACACGAAACAGGCTGTGCTGGGTCGTGGCCAGGGTTGCGACCTGATGATCAGGAATATCCTCGCTTCACGCCAGCATGCCACCATCGAATACAACTTCGGCAAGTTCCTGCTCATGGACCACAGCGTGAACGGCACCTATATCCGCTTCGGCGACGATCAAATCATCCAGCTCAATCATCAGCAGATCTTTTTGCACGGTGCGGGAACGATCAGTCTGGGACAATCCTTCTCGGAATCCCCGACAGACGTGATCGAATATATCCTGCAGTGA
- a CDS encoding CZB domain-containing protein: MSFISAIRSVFGMSEEVREEVRREINFFEAVEAHVAWKQRLVSYLQGASQEKLEPHVICADNRCTLGKWIHGSGKARFSEIPLFRQLTDEHAKFHYHAAQVVEAHQAANPALAEKLLSEDFARQSKKTVDCLTRLHAQVSGKE; this comes from the coding sequence ATGAGTTTTATTTCTGCTATACGCTCGGTTTTCGGCATGAGTGAGGAAGTCCGTGAGGAAGTTCGCCGCGAGATCAATTTTTTTGAGGCCGTCGAAGCGCATGTGGCGTGGAAGCAACGTCTGGTGAGCTACCTGCAAGGGGCATCGCAGGAAAAGTTGGAGCCGCATGTTATTTGCGCCGACAACCGCTGCACCTTGGGAAAATGGATACACGGGTCGGGCAAGGCGCGCTTCAGCGAGATACCGCTGTTCCGGCAATTGACCGACGAGCACGCAAAATTCCACTACCACGCCGCGCAAGTCGTTGAAGCGCACCAAGCCGCAAACCCCGCACTGGCGGAAAAACTGCTTAGCGAGGATTTCGCCAGACAGTCCAAGAAAACCGTCGACTGCCTGACCAGGTTGCATGCGCAAGTATCAGGCAAAGAATAA
- the mpl gene encoding UDP-N-acetylmuramate:L-alanyl-gamma-D-glutamyl-meso-diaminopimelate ligase, whose amino-acid sequence MSKPEHIHILGICGTFMGGIAAIAKQSGYRVTGCDANVYPPMSTQLEAQGIELIEGWGTEQLDLKPDVFVIGNVVSRGNPLMEEILNRNLPYASGPQWLADTLLRDKWVLGVAGTHGKTTTTSMLAWILEYAGLNPGFLIGGVPQNFGISARLPSPQPSPSGRGGHGGFFVIEADEYDTAFFDKRSKFVHYHPRTAILNNLEFDHADIFPDLVAIETQFHHLVRTVPGNGLVVCNGREDSLARVIQRGCWTPVEKFGSDDGWNIDANEQVSLNGKIQGKLQWDLLGEHNRLNALAALAAARHAGVPVAQGLAALSEFKNVKRRMEVRGTVNGITVYDDFAHHPTAIDTTVAGLRRKVGRARILAVLEPRSNTMKLGVMKDALPGSLKDADLTFCYAGNLGWDARGALAPLGDKAVVKDELNDLIESIVAAAKSGDQILVMSNGGFGGIHEKLLKRLQ is encoded by the coding sequence ATGAGCAAACCAGAACACATCCACATCTTGGGAATCTGCGGCACCTTCATGGGCGGCATCGCCGCCATCGCCAAGCAATCGGGCTACCGCGTCACCGGCTGCGATGCCAATGTCTACCCGCCGATGAGCACGCAACTGGAAGCGCAGGGCATCGAACTGATCGAGGGCTGGGGCACGGAACAGCTCGACCTCAAGCCGGACGTGTTCGTCATCGGCAACGTGGTGTCGCGCGGCAACCCGTTGATGGAGGAGATCCTCAACCGCAACCTGCCCTATGCCTCCGGCCCGCAATGGCTGGCGGATACGCTGTTGCGCGACAAATGGGTGCTGGGTGTGGCGGGCACGCACGGCAAGACCACCACCACTTCCATGCTGGCGTGGATACTGGAGTATGCAGGGCTGAACCCCGGCTTCCTGATCGGCGGCGTGCCGCAGAACTTCGGCATCTCGGCACGCTTGCCCTCACCCCAACCCTCTCCCAGTGGGCGAGGGGGTCATGGTGGATTCTTCGTCATCGAGGCGGATGAATACGACACCGCCTTCTTCGACAAACGCTCGAAGTTCGTGCACTACCATCCGCGCACTGCGATCCTCAACAACCTCGAATTCGACCATGCCGACATCTTCCCCGACCTGGTGGCCATCGAAACGCAGTTCCACCATCTGGTGCGCACGGTGCCGGGCAACGGGCTGGTAGTGTGCAACGGACGCGAGGATTCTTTAGCGCGCGTGATCCAGCGCGGCTGCTGGACGCCGGTGGAGAAGTTCGGCTCGGATGACGGATGGAACATAGACGCCAACGAGCAGGTATCGCTCAACGGCAAGATACAGGGCAAGCTGCAGTGGGATTTGCTGGGCGAGCACAACCGCTTGAACGCGCTGGCCGCGCTGGCTGCCGCCCGCCACGCCGGCGTGCCCGTCGCACAAGGTTTGGCGGCATTATCGGAATTCAAGAACGTGAAGCGCCGCATGGAAGTGCGCGGCACGGTCAACGGCATCACCGTATACGACGACTTCGCCCACCACCCGACGGCCATCGACACGACAGTTGCCGGCTTACGCAGAAAAGTAGGCAGGGCGCGCATCCTCGCCGTGCTGGAACCGCGTTCCAACACCATGAAGCTGGGGGTCATGAAGGACGCATTGCCCGGCAGCCTGAAAGATGCCGATCTGACCTTCTGCTATGCCGGGAATCTGGGCTGGGATGCGCGCGGCGCGCTGGCGCCGCTGGGCGACAAGGCGGTAGTGAAGGACGAACTGAACGACCTGATCGAATCTATCGTGGCCGCAGCAAAGTCAGGCGACCAGATCCTGGTGATGAGCAACGGCGGCTTTGGCGGGATACACGAGAAGCTGCTGAAGCGGCTGCAGTAA